The Thermosynechococcus sp. genome has a segment encoding these proteins:
- a CDS encoding biopolymer transporter ExbD yields the protein MTVKIHLPTGSDNVRIEMLPLIDVVFCILTFFILAAVSLTRQQAITLNLPQASTSQAQSQKMLVVSIDPAGQLFVDKDPVNRSELYQRLATYLKTNPQGMVILRASQVVSYNEVIQVLDLLRSLGGNRVALATQPVEQPVLSTETRPTPLPSPPANDQPIPANL from the coding sequence ATGACCGTGAAGATTCATTTGCCCACTGGAAGTGACAATGTCCGCATTGAAATGCTGCCCCTGATTGATGTGGTCTTTTGTATTCTCACGTTCTTTATTTTGGCGGCGGTGAGTCTGACGCGGCAGCAGGCGATTACGTTGAATCTGCCCCAAGCCAGCACCAGTCAAGCCCAGTCGCAAAAGATGCTGGTGGTGAGCATTGATCCGGCAGGGCAACTCTTTGTGGATAAAGACCCAGTCAACCGCAGTGAACTCTATCAACGCTTGGCCACATACTTGAAAACCAATCCCCAGGGCATGGTAATTTTGCGGGCGTCGCAGGTGGTCAGCTATAACGAAGTCATCCAGGTCTTGGATCTTCTGCGATCCCTAGGGGGCAATCGGGTGGCCTTGGCCACTCAACCCGTTGAACAGCCGGTGCTCAGTACGGAGACCCGCCCTACCCCCCTCCCCTCGCCGCCGGCTAACGACCAACCCATACCCGCCAATCTATAG
- the era gene encoding GTPase Era, whose translation MEPISSIPVAPVGFRSGFVALVGRPNVGKSTLFNHLLGQKVAITSPVAQTTRNRLRGILTTATAQFIFVDTPGIHKPHHRLGEVLVHNAKGVLKRVDAIVFVVDAASPPGRGDRYVADLLTTTPSPVLMAINKIDLLPAAEREQRQQDYQTLGPWPAYPCSALTGEGVGLLQSAIAAQLPLGPYYYPPDMVTDQPERFIMAELIREQILHHTREEVPHSVAVTIEQVQQVRNLTRVHAVIYVERPTQKAIIIGQGGQLLKQIGTAARQEIETLIGGKIYLELFVKVRPRWRQDRLRLAELGYRLEKD comes from the coding sequence GTGGAACCGATTTCCAGTATTCCTGTGGCCCCGGTGGGCTTTCGCTCTGGCTTTGTGGCCTTAGTGGGTCGCCCCAATGTCGGTAAGTCCACGCTCTTCAACCATCTGCTGGGACAAAAGGTAGCCATTACCTCCCCTGTGGCGCAAACCACCCGTAACCGCTTACGGGGCATTCTGACAACGGCAACAGCGCAATTTATCTTTGTGGACACACCGGGCATCCATAAGCCCCACCATCGCCTTGGGGAAGTGCTGGTGCACAATGCCAAAGGTGTTCTCAAGCGGGTGGATGCGATTGTCTTTGTGGTGGATGCTGCTAGTCCGCCGGGTCGGGGCGATCGCTACGTGGCGGATCTCCTGACAACGACTCCATCGCCCGTTCTTATGGCCATCAATAAAATTGACCTGCTGCCAGCAGCGGAGCGAGAACAGCGGCAACAGGACTATCAAACCCTTGGCCCTTGGCCGGCCTATCCCTGCTCAGCCCTGACTGGAGAGGGAGTTGGTTTGCTGCAATCGGCGATCGCAGCGCAGTTGCCCCTTGGTCCCTATTACTATCCACCGGACATGGTTACCGATCAGCCGGAGCGATTCATCATGGCGGAATTAATCCGTGAACAAATTTTGCACCACACCCGCGAGGAAGTCCCCCATTCAGTAGCCGTGACCATTGAACAGGTGCAGCAGGTGCGCAACCTCACTCGTGTGCACGCGGTGATTTATGTGGAGCGTCCAACGCAAAAGGCTATCATTATTGGCCAAGGGGGTCAGTTGCTCAAACAAATTGGCACCGCTGCCCGCCAAGAAATTGAAACCCTCATTGGTGGCAAGATCTATCTAGAACTGTTTGTCAAGGTGCGCCCCCGCTGGCGACAGGATCGGTTGCGCTTAGCGGAGTTGGGCTATCGCCTTGAGAAGGATTGA
- the ureG gene encoding urease accessory protein UreG: METVLRVGVAGPVGSGKTALVDALCKALRDRYRLGVVTNDIYTQEDAQFLVRSQALPPERILGVETGGCPHTAIREDVSLNLAAIQQLETTLQPLDLIFVESGGDNLAATFSPELVDLTIYVIDVAAGDKIPRKGGPGITKSDLLVINKIDLAPYVGADLEVMKRDTLKMRGDRPYVMTNLKTGLGLDQVIAFLTFHLAA, encoded by the coding sequence ATGGAGACAGTATTGCGAGTCGGTGTGGCAGGGCCCGTGGGTTCAGGTAAAACCGCTCTTGTGGATGCTCTTTGTAAAGCCTTGCGCGATCGCTATCGCCTAGGGGTCGTGACTAATGATATTTACACCCAAGAGGACGCTCAGTTTTTGGTGCGTTCCCAAGCCCTTCCCCCAGAGCGAATTCTTGGTGTTGAAACGGGGGGATGTCCCCACACCGCCATTCGGGAAGATGTTTCCCTCAACCTAGCGGCCATTCAGCAATTGGAAACAACTCTTCAGCCTTTGGATCTGATTTTTGTTGAGAGTGGCGGCGATAATTTGGCTGCGACATTTAGTCCGGAACTGGTGGATTTAACGATTTACGTGATTGACGTGGCTGCTGGCGATAAAATTCCTCGCAAGGGCGGGCCTGGCATTACCAAGTCGGATTTATTGGTGATTAATAAAATTGATCTTGCCCCCTATGTGGGTGCTGATTTAGAGGTGATGAAACGGGACACCCTAAAAATGCGGGGCGATCGCCCCTATGTGATGACGAACTTGAAAACTGGCCTTGGGCTCGATCAGGTGATTGCGTTTCTCACATTCCACCTGGCAGCGTAA
- a CDS encoding DUF928 domain-containing protein — translation MAIQLGIRPIAVLLSLAVGMIGAIAHASWASYRPPANIGRPGNREGAATRIARPMLLRESTGGTESCLTEPKQTVVALVPKDNNGLTSTSTPTLYSFIPANRGAVLTLTLRDPQGTEVYRQERPAPTAAGILGWPVENVSLKNGVDYQWQLTLTCTNGTTALKTLSWLRPVPLSRSQQQRIVQAKDVAAAFAMAGYWYDVLNQLAKQRLAPPENAQLQQKWQALLQSAPVQLTNVANQPLLPWPSQP, via the coding sequence ATGGCTATTCAATTGGGAATCCGCCCCATTGCTGTGCTCCTCAGTTTGGCAGTGGGCATGATTGGAGCGATCGCCCATGCCTCTTGGGCAAGTTATCGTCCACCTGCAAACATTGGCCGCCCCGGTAATCGCGAGGGGGCCGCAACGCGAATTGCCCGTCCCATGCTGCTGCGGGAGAGTACCGGTGGTACCGAAAGCTGTCTGACTGAGCCAAAGCAAACCGTGGTTGCCCTCGTGCCCAAGGATAACAATGGCCTCACCAGCACATCCACCCCCACCCTCTATAGCTTCATTCCCGCCAATAGGGGAGCAGTCCTAACCCTAACCCTGCGGGATCCCCAAGGTACAGAAGTCTATCGCCAAGAGCGTCCTGCCCCCACAGCAGCGGGCATTCTTGGCTGGCCCGTGGAGAATGTCTCCCTCAAAAACGGTGTGGATTACCAGTGGCAACTGACTCTCACCTGCACCAATGGCACCACGGCCCTTAAAACTCTCAGCTGGTTGCGACCGGTGCCCTTATCCCGCAGCCAACAGCAGCGAATTGTCCAAGCGAAAGATGTAGCGGCTGCCTTTGCCATGGCAGGCTACTGGTACGATGTCCTCAATCAACTCGCTAAACAACGCCTAGCGCCGCCGGAGAATGCCCAACTCCAGCAAAAATGGCAAGCCCTCTTACAGTCTGCCCCTGTCCAGTTAACCAATGTGGCGAATCAACCCCTCCTTCCCTGGCCATCCCAGCCCTAA
- a CDS encoding DNA repair exonuclease — protein MVRFLHVADVHLGYNKYRQDNPSRMLDFFRAFDSALETYAIEARVDFVLIAGDLFEERMITPGILNQAEYVLDKVRSAGIPVLAIEGNHDNCPYGVKSNWLRYLCEKDYLYLLEPDESGQLHPWNSETARGGYIDLPCGVRVIGSQWYGASAPRAIQQLASQIQVLPRAAGATILLFHHGLEGQVSRYQGALRYNELLPLRQAGVDYLALGHIHRHYAVEDWIFNPGSVEANSIQENQQQNPRGVLLVSLDQGPPQAELKRDYWQRPIHRYTLTLTPSDTVSQVEKQLQQLVQRHRSDMAEAIVEVSLKGEVGFERGELSVRSLQGQLQEAAEAFIFRLGFAATPVAYQTYRDATAEPPPRAQIEEQVFTDLLASVAEYRDRAQPLAKALMRMKEDLLQPNANIPDLYKWLASLSLES, from the coding sequence ATGGTGCGGTTTCTGCATGTTGCCGATGTGCACTTGGGCTACAACAAATATCGCCAAGACAACCCCAGCCGCATGCTGGACTTTTTCCGGGCCTTTGACAGTGCCTTGGAAACCTACGCCATCGAGGCACGGGTCGATTTTGTTCTGATTGCCGGTGATCTCTTTGAGGAGCGGATGATTACCCCCGGCATTCTCAATCAGGCGGAATACGTCCTTGATAAGGTGCGATCGGCGGGAATTCCAGTGCTCGCCATTGAGGGCAACCACGACAACTGCCCCTACGGTGTCAAGTCCAATTGGCTACGCTACCTCTGTGAAAAAGATTATCTCTATCTACTGGAACCGGATGAAAGTGGCCAATTGCATCCCTGGAACTCCGAGACAGCGCGGGGTGGGTATATTGATCTCCCCTGTGGTGTGCGCGTCATTGGTTCCCAGTGGTATGGTGCCAGTGCCCCCCGGGCCATTCAACAGCTTGCGAGCCAAATTCAGGTGCTGCCCCGCGCTGCCGGTGCGACGATTTTGCTCTTTCACCACGGTCTTGAGGGGCAAGTCTCCCGCTACCAAGGGGCATTGCGCTACAACGAACTCCTACCGCTGCGCCAAGCGGGTGTAGATTACCTGGCCTTAGGGCATATCCATCGCCACTATGCCGTTGAGGACTGGATCTTTAATCCCGGCTCCGTTGAGGCCAATTCGATTCAGGAAAACCAGCAGCAAAATCCGCGGGGAGTCCTGTTGGTCAGCCTTGATCAGGGACCACCCCAAGCGGAACTCAAGCGCGACTATTGGCAGCGTCCCATCCATCGCTACACCCTTACTCTCACCCCCAGTGACACCGTGAGCCAGGTGGAGAAGCAACTCCAGCAATTGGTGCAGCGGCATCGGTCAGACATGGCAGAGGCGATTGTTGAAGTCAGCCTCAAAGGAGAAGTGGGCTTTGAGCGCGGTGAGTTGTCTGTGCGATCGCTCCAAGGGCAACTGCAAGAGGCAGCTGAGGCCTTTATTTTTCGACTGGGGTTTGCCGCAACCCCTGTGGCCTATCAAACCTACCGTGATGCAACGGCTGAGCCACCCCCTCGCGCCCAGATCGAAGAACAGGTGTTTACAGATTTGCTGGCCAGTGTTGCAGAGTATCGCGATCGCGCCCAACCCTTGGCCAAGGCACTCATGCGCATGAAGGAGGATCTCCTTCAACCCAATGCCAATATTCCTGACCTCTACAAGTGGCTGGCCAGTCTCTCCCTAGAGAGTTAG
- a CDS encoding CIA30 family protein, producing the protein MANNWELGRFLDTLRFFQTLPFVGTLEPLRPVLSPLLPDLFKPPAYRGSGLVVVMGATGRTGQAVVKTLLGQGYAVRAVVRDRAKAESVLPPDPFLEIVIADVTQPLPTDLLQGSRAVINCVGAKVQSNPKAPPPGLEIAGASPEAVEFEGMRHLLERAQPYFQSQPNTYPLFDYRYPTPPLKEVWGALDDVVMGGVSASQFYLKDHSALFTGVVSTENSGGFVSIRTRNLTPPLNLQGCTGIQLRVRGDGQRYKFFLRSDPAWDGVGYAISFDTAADQWITVELPFSHFIPVFRARTATNAPPLNVGQIYSLQLMLSKFEYDGALNPHFRPGSFRLEIEFIQAYGGLPLPRIIQVSSAGVTRPQQANLDVKGQPLAVQYNKQLGGLLRWKLAAENMLRQSGLPYTIVRPCGLTDQPGGKELRLDQGDRLTGFLSREDLAVFLASLLNLPVACYRTVEVVATDQAAEAYPNWAVRLAQLASDRP; encoded by the coding sequence ATGGCAAATAACTGGGAACTTGGTCGCTTTCTCGATACACTGCGCTTTTTTCAAACCTTACCTTTTGTAGGAACGCTGGAGCCCCTGCGCCCCGTGCTGTCGCCCCTTTTACCGGATCTCTTCAAGCCGCCCGCCTATCGGGGCAGTGGCCTGGTGGTGGTTATGGGGGCAACGGGTCGAACCGGTCAAGCAGTGGTGAAAACCCTCTTGGGTCAAGGCTATGCTGTGCGGGCAGTCGTGCGCGATCGCGCCAAGGCTGAAAGTGTGCTTCCCCCAGACCCCTTTTTAGAGATCGTCATTGCCGATGTGACTCAGCCCCTGCCTACCGATCTCCTGCAGGGGAGTCGAGCGGTGATCAACTGTGTCGGGGCAAAGGTACAGTCCAATCCCAAGGCGCCACCTCCGGGCCTTGAAATTGCCGGTGCTAGCCCAGAGGCCGTTGAATTTGAGGGGATGCGGCATTTGTTGGAACGTGCCCAACCCTATTTTCAAAGTCAACCCAACACCTATCCTCTCTTTGACTATCGCTATCCCACGCCGCCTCTGAAGGAAGTTTGGGGTGCCCTTGATGATGTGGTCATGGGCGGCGTCAGTGCCAGCCAGTTTTACCTCAAGGATCACAGTGCTCTCTTCACAGGGGTGGTTTCTACGGAAAATTCTGGGGGCTTTGTCTCGATTCGCACCCGCAACCTCACCCCACCTCTCAATTTGCAAGGATGCACGGGCATTCAACTCCGGGTTCGCGGCGATGGCCAGCGCTATAAATTTTTCCTACGCAGTGACCCCGCTTGGGATGGCGTCGGCTATGCCATCTCTTTTGATACGGCGGCCGATCAGTGGATCACGGTTGAGTTGCCCTTTAGCCACTTTATCCCTGTATTTCGGGCACGCACGGCCACCAATGCCCCGCCGCTGAATGTGGGGCAAATTTACTCACTGCAACTGATGCTGAGCAAGTTTGAGTATGACGGTGCCCTCAACCCGCACTTTCGCCCCGGCTCCTTCAGGCTTGAGATAGAGTTCATCCAAGCCTATGGGGGCTTGCCCTTACCTCGCATTATTCAGGTCAGTTCTGCCGGGGTTACCCGTCCGCAGCAAGCCAATCTTGATGTTAAGGGACAGCCCTTGGCGGTTCAATACAACAAACAATTGGGGGGCCTCCTGAGGTGGAAACTAGCAGCGGAAAATATGCTGCGCCAAAGTGGTCTTCCCTACACGATTGTCCGTCCCTGTGGTCTGACGGATCAGCCCGGCGGCAAGGAACTGCGCCTGGATCAAGGCGATCGCCTGACGGGTTTTCTGAGTCGTGAAGATTTAGCTGTATTTCTGGCCAGTTTGCTAAATTTGCCCGTGGCCTGCTATCGCACTGTGGAAGTGGTGGCCACCGATCAAGCAGCAGAGGCCTATCCCAATTGGGCAGTCCGCCTTGCCCAACTTGCCAGCGATCGTCCCTAG
- the tsaB gene encoding tRNA (adenosine(37)-N6)-threonylcarbamoyltransferase complex dimerization subunit type 1 TsaB yields MAGLYDLEAAQLLEVKTWPLGRELASQLHPCLGELMGRYTWAKLGAIAIGCGPGSFTGTRLGVVTARILAQQLEVPLLGLSSLGTMAWHYRNALLEEDGIVSRRAQQGHQYLGIYRYQGGCLHALWGDRLVTDSEAEALLATWPHPSKHLSPPHSSDYGRALLTWAAQQWHDTLRAGETFPHWSSVVPLYGK; encoded by the coding sequence GTGGCTGGTCTTTATGATCTGGAGGCGGCTCAACTGCTGGAGGTGAAAACATGGCCCTTGGGTCGAGAACTGGCCAGCCAACTTCACCCCTGCCTTGGGGAACTCATGGGTCGTTACACTTGGGCTAAACTGGGGGCGATCGCCATTGGCTGTGGTCCGGGCAGCTTTACGGGAACGCGGTTGGGGGTAGTCACTGCCCGCATACTGGCCCAACAATTGGAAGTCCCCCTTTTGGGTCTGTCTAGCCTGGGCACAATGGCCTGGCACTATCGTAACGCACTCCTAGAGGAGGATGGGATCGTGTCACGCCGCGCCCAGCAGGGGCATCAATACCTTGGCATTTATCGCTATCAGGGAGGGTGTCTCCACGCTCTTTGGGGCGATCGCCTGGTCACAGACAGCGAGGCAGAGGCGCTCCTAGCCACTTGGCCCCATCCCTCCAAACACCTGAGCCCTCCCCATTCCAGCGACTATGGCCGGGCTTTGCTGACATGGGCAGCCCAACAGTGGCACGATACACTAAGGGCAGGGGAAACATTTCCCCACTGGTCAAGCGTGGTGCCCCTCTATGGCAAATAA
- the psb34 gene encoding photosystem II assembly protein Psb34 yields MRYTTDEGGRLNNFAIEPKVYQAQPWTPQQKVRAALLVGGGLLLVAGLVAIAIGVS; encoded by the coding sequence ATGCGCTATACCACCGATGAGGGCGGTCGCCTCAACAACTTTGCTATTGAACCCAAGGTCTATCAAGCGCAGCCTTGGACACCTCAGCAAAAAGTACGGGCAGCCCTGTTGGTTGGGGGTGGATTGCTCTTAGTGGCTGGCTTGGTGGCGATCGCTATCGGAGTGAGCTAA
- a CDS encoding glycosyltransferase, producing MNPVLVLLTLLSCTGALFYLVAGALTWQFFTKQRTASLEMLPAVSILVPVCGLEARAWQNWSSLCEQNYPIYEVLFGVQNANDPAIPVLQAICQTYPHRARWYLCNQIRGINLKTSNVSQLFAHARYGVVVETDSDVRVGSNYLATLTQPLADPQVGVVTCGYIDHQPQRLGAAFIALGRCLDFIPSVLVARRLDGGLRFAIGPTVLLRREVLEKIGGFEIALNRVGEDYQLGYAAWRAGYRVELSTYILDNDCGHESLRQAIQRELRWSRSIRVNRGNQYFGMVLMFGTVYSALLWGLFPAPWTLGLFLTVQGIRWLQAVISILLMGTPRLLLWLWLLPLRDVMSFLIWLGGCFGNRIYWRGRWLRVWIAMVNCKKLLRILKSPKARLLK from the coding sequence ATGAATCCCGTGCTTGTTCTCCTGACCCTATTGAGCTGCACAGGAGCCCTTTTCTACCTTGTTGCAGGGGCCCTCACTTGGCAATTTTTCACAAAGCAGAGAACTGCCTCCCTAGAAATGTTACCGGCAGTCTCGATCTTGGTACCTGTGTGTGGCTTAGAGGCAAGGGCATGGCAAAATTGGTCCTCGCTGTGTGAGCAAAACTACCCCATTTACGAAGTTCTCTTTGGTGTCCAAAACGCCAATGATCCTGCCATACCCGTCCTGCAGGCAATTTGCCAAACCTATCCCCACCGTGCCCGTTGGTATCTTTGTAACCAAATTCGTGGCATCAACCTAAAGACCAGCAACGTATCGCAATTATTTGCCCATGCGCGCTATGGCGTGGTTGTGGAAACAGATAGTGACGTGCGGGTGGGGTCCAATTACCTAGCCACCCTCACCCAACCGTTAGCGGATCCGCAGGTGGGAGTCGTTACCTGCGGTTACATCGATCACCAGCCCCAAAGGTTAGGAGCCGCCTTTATCGCCCTCGGGCGGTGTTTAGACTTTATCCCTAGTGTGCTCGTTGCGCGGCGCCTGGATGGGGGACTGCGTTTTGCCATTGGACCCACCGTGCTACTGCGGCGGGAGGTTCTAGAAAAAATTGGCGGTTTTGAGATTGCCCTCAATCGTGTTGGTGAAGATTATCAATTGGGATATGCGGCTTGGCGGGCGGGGTACCGCGTGGAGTTATCTACCTATATTCTTGACAACGACTGCGGCCATGAGTCCTTGCGCCAAGCCATCCAACGGGAACTGCGCTGGTCTCGCAGTATTCGTGTCAATCGGGGCAACCAGTATTTTGGCATGGTGTTGATGTTTGGCACTGTCTATAGTGCCCTGCTGTGGGGTCTGTTTCCGGCACCTTGGACCTTAGGGCTCTTTTTGACGGTGCAGGGGATTCGCTGGTTGCAGGCCGTGATCAGCATTCTTTTGATGGGCACGCCGCGGCTGTTGCTCTGGTTGTGGCTATTGCCCCTGCGGGATGTGATGAGTTTCCTGATTTGGCTGGGGGGCTGTTTTGGCAATCGCATCTACTGGCGCGGTCGCTGGTTGCGGGTCTGGATCGCCATGGTCAATTGCAAGAAATTGTTAAGGATTCTCAAGAGTCCTAAAGCTCGCTTGTTAAAATAG
- a CDS encoding thiazole synthase, whose protein sequence is MVTAPPPELLIEDAPLTIAGRQFRSRLMTGTGKYRSIADLQASVAASGCEIVTVAVRRVQTNAPGHEGLVDALDWSKIWLLPNTAGCQTAEEAIRVARLGREMAKLLGQEDNNFVKLEVIPDPKYLLPDPFGTLAAAEQLVKEGFAVLPYINADPLLAKRLEEVGCVTVMPLASPIGSGQGLRNAANIQIIIEQATVPVVVDAGIGTPSEAAAAMELGADALLINTAIAQAGNAPAMAKAMALATTAGRLAYLAGRIPIKAYASASSPLSGTITAGP, encoded by the coding sequence ATGGTGACTGCGCCTCCCCCCGAGCTGTTGATTGAAGATGCCCCGCTCACGATCGCTGGGCGGCAGTTTCGTTCACGCCTGATGACCGGTACGGGTAAGTATCGTTCCATTGCAGATCTACAGGCCAGTGTTGCCGCAAGCGGTTGCGAAATTGTGACAGTAGCCGTACGTCGCGTTCAAACCAACGCCCCGGGTCACGAAGGGCTGGTGGATGCCCTTGACTGGAGTAAAATCTGGCTACTGCCCAACACCGCTGGCTGTCAAACCGCTGAGGAGGCGATTCGCGTTGCCCGTTTAGGCCGAGAAATGGCTAAGCTCTTGGGTCAAGAAGACAATAACTTTGTCAAACTTGAGGTGATTCCCGATCCCAAGTATTTGTTGCCTGATCCCTTTGGCACCTTGGCGGCAGCTGAGCAACTGGTCAAAGAAGGGTTTGCGGTTCTTCCCTACATCAATGCGGATCCCCTGCTGGCTAAACGCCTTGAGGAAGTGGGCTGTGTCACCGTCATGCCTTTGGCTTCCCCCATTGGCTCAGGGCAAGGTTTACGCAATGCTGCTAATATTCAAATCATTATTGAGCAGGCAACCGTGCCCGTGGTTGTGGATGCGGGGATTGGCACGCCCAGTGAGGCTGCCGCTGCCATGGAATTGGGAGCCGACGCCCTGTTGATTAATACGGCGATCGCCCAAGCGGGAAATGCGCCGGCAATGGCCAAAGCGATGGCCCTCGCCACAACTGCCGGCCGCCTTGCCTACTTAGCGGGTCGCATTCCCATCAAAGCCTATGCCAGCGCCAGTTCACCCCTAAGTGGCACGATTACGGCTGGGCCATGA
- the ribH gene encoding 6,7-dimethyl-8-ribityllumazine synthase, translating into MAVFEGTYQVLGTPRFGIVISRFNDLITTKLLEGCQDCLRRHGVDPSPHGSQVDYAWVPGSFEIPLVAAQLAASRRYAAIICLGAVIRGQTPHFDYVAAEVTKGIAAASMQTGVPIIYGILTTDTMQQALERAGIKSNKGWEYALNALEMANLMQTLASAINPPTTKLSPSARVLTDG; encoded by the coding sequence ATGGCTGTGTTTGAAGGCACCTATCAAGTTCTGGGAACGCCTCGCTTTGGCATTGTAATTTCCCGCTTCAATGACCTAATTACGACCAAGCTGCTAGAGGGTTGCCAAGATTGTCTGCGTCGTCATGGCGTTGATCCCAGTCCCCATGGTTCTCAAGTGGACTATGCTTGGGTACCCGGTAGTTTTGAAATTCCCCTTGTGGCAGCTCAACTGGCCGCTAGTCGTCGCTATGCTGCTATCATTTGTCTAGGGGCCGTCATCCGTGGCCAAACCCCCCACTTTGACTATGTGGCTGCGGAAGTCACCAAAGGCATTGCCGCTGCCTCCATGCAAACGGGGGTGCCCATTATCTACGGCATTCTCACCACCGACACCATGCAGCAGGCCCTTGAGCGAGCAGGTATTAAAAGCAATAAAGGCTGGGAATATGCCCTCAATGCCTTGGAAATGGCAAACCTGATGCAAACCCTCGCCAGCGCCATCAATCCACCAACAACCAAACTCAGCCCCAGTGCTCGTGTTCTCACGGATGGGTAA